From one Lycium barbarum isolate Lr01 chromosome 6, ASM1917538v2, whole genome shotgun sequence genomic stretch:
- the LOC132644084 gene encoding uncharacterized protein LOC132644084 yields the protein MTRKLKLRCTDNMAAYEACILGLRIALDVDINELLVVGDFDLLIHQVQGQWATKNEKILPYVNLAKRLCKKFRKIEFRHTPRDQNEFTDALATIASMIQHPGSSQIDPLRISLKEEHANCCHEEAEPDGKPW from the coding sequence ATGACTAGGAAGCTCAAGCTCCGTTGTACCGATAACATGGCTGCTTACGAGGCCTGTATTCTAGGCCTCAGAATAGCACTGGATGTGGACATCAATGAATTGCTAGTCGTTGGAGATTTTGACCTCTtaattcatcaagtacaaggccaatgggccaccaaaaatgaaaagatcttGCCATACGTGAACTTGGCAAAAAGACTGTGCAAGAAATTCCGAAAGATTGAGTTCCGACACACTCCAAGAGATCAGAACGAGTTTACCGACGCGCTGGCCACAATAGCGtcaatgatccaacatcctgGAAGCAGTCAGATTGACCCACTAAGGATAAGCTTGAAAGAAGAGCATGCCAATTGTTGCCATGAAGAAGCAGAGCCAGATGGCAAGCCATGGTAA